The segment TGATTATATTAATTGTAATTACCATAGTACTAGATTCAAATGTGTTTGATATTCttttagttttgaaattttcatgaTGGATAATGGAGTGTGCGGCTTCATTTCTCACTTTTTGCTTCAAGCCCCATCGACCATCTCACGCTTTTTTAGGTTATTAAAACATTGTTGTATTGATATATTGACATGTCCTGCTCTATTGGATATTCTCTTGCAGAGTGATGGTGTGAAACTATTTGTTGGGTTGCCACTTGATGCTGTTTCAAGTAGTAATACAATAAACCATGCTAGAGCAATTGCAGCTGGATTAAAAGCATTGAAGTTACTAGGTGTAGATGGCATAGAACTCCCCGTCTGGTGGGGAGTTGTTGAGAAGGAAACCAGGGGAAAGTATGACTGGACAGGCTACCTTGCACTTGCTGAAATGATCCAAAAGTTGGGACTTAAGCTTCATGTGTCACTTTCCTTCCATGCATCAAAGGAAGCCAAAATTCAACTCCCAGAATGGGTTTCTCAGATTGGTGAATCTGATCCTAGTATCTTCTTTAAGGACCAATCAGGACAACACTATAAGGATTCTCTTTCATTTGCTGTTACTGATGTTCCTGTCCTCGATGGGAAGACTCCGGTTCAAGTGTACAAAGAGTTCTGTGAGAGCTTCAAGACTGCATTTTCACCGTTCATGGGCTCCACAATCACGGTATGAATTGTTTAGTTTAACTTTCAAGCTTTTGGGCATTATGGTTGCATTGAATTTAACATTGGTTGTTAAGAATTTTTGCATCAATCTAATCTAATGATAGTTATCTTTCAATGTATAAAGTTAAAACTCATTAGTACATTGTGTCATCTTTCAGGGCGTTTCCCTTGGTCTAGGACCAGAAGGCGAGCTTCGCTATCCTTCTCATCACAATCCATCCAAAATGAACAATCATCAAGGAGCTGGTGAGTTTCAGTGTTATGATAAATACATGCTGAGTTCTCTCAAACAGTATGCCGAGAGCAATGGAAATCCTCTGTGGGGATTGGGCGGTCCACACGATGCCCCTGGTTCTGATCAACCACCCATGACAAGCACCTTCTTCAAGGATAATGAAGGATCTTGGGAGACAACTTATGGTAACTTTTTCCTTTCTTGGTACTCGGAGCAGCTCATTTCTCATGGAAGCCGACTTCTTTCACTTGCCACTGAAACATTCCATGACGTTCCTATCTCCATTTGTGGCAAACTTCCTCTTGTGCATTCTTGGTATAAAACCCGATCCCATCCTAGCGAGCTAACAGCCGGTTTCTATAACACAGCCAACAGAGATGGTTATGTAGAAGTCGTTGAGATGTTTGCAAAGCATTCGTGCCAACTTATCTTGCCTGGGATGGATCTCTCGGACAATCACCAGCCAAATGAATCTCTCTCGAGCCCAGAGTTGTTAGTTGCTCAAATTACATCATCTTGCAGAAAGCACGGAGTGGAAATCTTAGGGCAAAACTCAATGGTTGCAAATGCACCAAATGGTTTCGAACAGATAAAGAAGTTGTTGTCAAGTGAAAAGGAAATGAGCTTGTTCACATATCAAAGAATGGGTGCTGATTTCTTTTCTCCTGAACATTTCCCTGCATTCACTCAATTCGTCCGGAACCTTAATCAACCAGAACTGGATTCAGATGATCAACCAACGAAACAAGAAGAACGTGTTGCCAGCAATCATCTCCAGATGCAAACAGCTTAGATTCAGATTCTATGTACATATTGGTAATCATCTTAGAAACCGTAATTTCGCTAGTAATGCACGTTATATAGTGATGAATAGGTAGCAGCTGAAAGTTGCAGTCATTTAGTTTTTCtgttatatatttgtattgttaTAGTATGAGATTGTTTGTTGGCTTGAATCTATGAAGATAGctttcaaatatatttgttatttggTTGCATTTCTTTTCTCTTAGTTGAACATTGCAAGTTGGTCCAACAACTCTCCCAGCCCCGGCCTAGGCCTAAGCTGTATGGATCAATTTGTGCCCAC is part of the Solanum lycopersicum chromosome 1, SLM_r2.1 genome and harbors:
- the BMY3 gene encoding 1,4-alpha-glucan-maltohydrolase; the protein is MEVSVMGSSQVNLGRNDLGCREVGNCSFTKSFNSNISSSSSSSSLKSSKLCIKLRSKSLNRFSLKASACSQPEPLILKNNRETKTSDGVKLFVGLPLDAVSSSNTINHARAIAAGLKALKLLGVDGIELPVWWGVVEKETRGKYDWTGYLALAEMIQKLGLKLHVSLSFHASKEAKIQLPEWVSQIGESDPSIFFKDQSGQHYKDSLSFAVTDVPVLDGKTPVQVYKEFCESFKTAFSPFMGSTITGVSLGLGPEGELRYPSHHNPSKMNNHQGAGEFQCYDKYMLSSLKQYAESNGNPLWGLGGPHDAPGSDQPPMTSTFFKDNEGSWETTYGNFFLSWYSEQLISHGSRLLSLATETFHDVPISICGKLPLVHSWYKTRSHPSELTAGFYNTANRDGYVEVVEMFAKHSCQLILPGMDLSDNHQPNESLSSPELLVAQITSSCRKHGVEILGQNSMVANAPNGFEQIKKLLSSEKEMSLFTYQRMGADFFSPEHFPAFTQFVRNLNQPELDSDDQPTKQEERVASNHLQMQTA